DNA sequence from the Sphingomonas taxi genome:
TCCGCCATCGCCACCCACTGGCCGGCGCCGCGCCGGTCGAAGCCGTAGCCGCCGGCGGTGACCCAGATGCTGACCGGCCGGGCGTCGACGATCGCGGCATCGTGCGCGGCGCGGGCGCGCAGGGCGAAGCGCGCGGCCTCGTCCGCCACCCGGCCGCGCGGATCGGGCATGTTCCACACCGCCACGGCCGCCGCGAGGCCGATGATGGTCACCACCACCATCAGCTCCACCAGCGTAAAACCGTTGCGGCGCGGGGCCATGGTTATTGCCAGCTGGTGATGTCGGCG
Encoded proteins:
- a CDS encoding GspH/FimT family pseudopilin — protein: MAPRRNGFTLVELMVVVTIIGLAAAVAVWNMPDPRGRVADEAARFALRARAAHDAAIVDARPVSIWVTAGGYGFDRRGAGQWVAMAEKPLRVERWTEGTVAATGEASGRLRIVFDPTGLADRPAQITLTRSGARAVIDMAADGSVRVAS